A genomic segment from Pseudomonas sp. M30-35 encodes:
- a CDS encoding MerR family transcriptional regulator, whose amino-acid sequence MSQAKQAPAENEYQLALAEGFRPIRDVARITGVNPVTLRAWERRYGLIVPQRTAKGHRLYSEQHIAQIQAILMWINRGVSVSQVKVLLHSTVPTRAEADGQWPDSQWSEKSQQLLEAVSKLAERRLDDVFNSELALYPPTVLCSQLLLPLLNELEQRWRGQFGARLEQVFFYSWLRSKLGARVYHNNRQHTGEPLLMVNCSDLPMAPGLWLSAWLASSAQAPVEVFDWPVPQAELSMAMEHIRPSALLLYSTQPLNISQLPTLLEGCASTVLITGPTVTIHHAELQTLGARYSNLTIAIDPIIAMQVLADRHLLEDA is encoded by the coding sequence ATGAGCCAAGCCAAGCAAGCCCCCGCTGAAAACGAATATCAGCTAGCACTGGCTGAGGGTTTTCGGCCTATCCGCGATGTGGCACGTATCACCGGCGTTAACCCGGTGACATTGCGTGCCTGGGAGCGACGTTACGGTTTGATCGTGCCGCAACGCACCGCCAAAGGTCACCGCTTGTACAGCGAACAACACATCGCCCAGATCCAAGCGATTCTGATGTGGATCAACCGTGGTGTCTCGGTTAGCCAAGTCAAAGTGTTGCTTCACAGCACAGTGCCGACGCGTGCTGAAGCAGATGGACAATGGCCGGACTCGCAGTGGTCAGAGAAGAGCCAGCAGTTGCTTGAGGCAGTCAGCAAACTGGCGGAGCGCCGTCTCGACGACGTATTCAACAGCGAACTCGCGCTGTATCCGCCTACCGTGCTGTGCAGCCAGTTGCTGTTACCGCTACTCAACGAATTAGAACAACGCTGGCGCGGACAATTTGGCGCACGGCTCGAGCAGGTATTTTTCTACTCCTGGCTGCGCAGCAAACTTGGCGCCCGCGTCTACCACAACAATCGGCAACATACCGGTGAACCACTGTTGATGGTCAATTGCTCCGACCTGCCGATGGCCCCTGGATTATGGCTCAGTGCTTGGCTGGCGAGTAGCGCTCAAGCCCCGGTTGAAGTGTTTGACTGGCCAGTGCCGCAAGCTGAGTTAAGCATGGCAATGGAGCATATCCGGCCGTCAGCGCTGCTCCTGTACTCGACTCAACCACTGAATATCAGCCAATTGCCGACACTGCTCGAAGGCTGTGCAAGCACAGTGCTGATCACCGGGCCAACCGTGACCATTCATCACGCAGAACTGCAAACACTGGGTGCGCGCTACAGCAACCTGACAATCGCCATTGATCCCATTATCGCCATGCAAGTGCTGGCTGATCGACACCTGCTAGAGGATGCATGA
- a CDS encoding DUF523 and DUF1722 domain-containing protein, whose translation MPDAAVSKPKIAISACLLGEQVRYNGGNKESQLCSRTLSDYFDFVSICPEVAIGLGTPREPIRLVGNPDAPRAVGTVSRDNDVTERLAAYGRQIADELTDICGYILMQQSPSCGMQRVKVYQDNGRPSEPKGTGIFAAEFIAHHPNLPIEEAGRLNDPVLRENFLARVFAYADWQQVLQAGLTRKSLIEYHTRYKYLLMATNPLQYKTLGSLLGDLSQHELHILATDYFSRLMAALKSCATRGTHSNVLQHISGYLKQSLSAEEKQEMQSLISQYRQGVVPLVVPLTLLKHHFRMHPDHYINQQVYLQPYPENLSLRNAL comes from the coding sequence ATGCCAGACGCTGCCGTAAGCAAACCCAAAATCGCGATTAGTGCCTGCCTGCTGGGCGAGCAGGTGCGCTACAACGGCGGCAATAAAGAGTCACAGCTGTGCAGCCGGACGCTGAGTGATTACTTTGACTTTGTCTCAATTTGCCCTGAAGTCGCCATTGGCCTGGGCACCCCACGCGAGCCTATACGCCTGGTCGGTAACCCTGACGCGCCAAGGGCGGTAGGCACGGTATCCAGAGACAACGATGTAACTGAGCGATTGGCTGCCTATGGCCGGCAGATTGCTGACGAGCTGACAGATATTTGTGGCTACATCCTCATGCAGCAATCGCCATCGTGCGGGATGCAGCGGGTCAAGGTTTATCAAGACAACGGTCGCCCCAGTGAACCCAAGGGCACAGGAATATTCGCAGCTGAATTTATCGCCCACCATCCAAACTTGCCGATTGAAGAAGCCGGTCGCTTAAACGACCCAGTGTTGCGCGAGAACTTTCTCGCCCGCGTGTTTGCCTACGCCGACTGGCAACAAGTGCTGCAAGCAGGCCTGACCCGCAAAAGCCTGATCGAATACCACACGCGCTACAAATACCTGCTGATGGCAACCAATCCATTGCAGTACAAAACCCTTGGCAGTCTGCTGGGAGATCTTAGCCAGCATGAGCTGCACATCTTGGCGACCGACTATTTCAGCCGGCTCATGGCAGCGCTGAAAAGCTGCGCCACCCGAGGCACCCACAGCAATGTATTGCAGCACATCAGTGGTTATCTCAAGCAGTCATTGAGCGCCGAAGAAAAGCAGGAAATGCAATCGCTGATCAGCCAGTACCGCCAAGGCGTCGTGCCGTTAGTGGTGCCGCTGACACTGCTCAAGCATCACTTCCGAATGCACCCCGACCACTACATCAATCAACAGGTTTACCTGCAGCCGTACCCGGAAAACCTAAGCCTGCGAAATGCCTTATGA
- a CDS encoding NAD(P)/FAD-dependent oxidoreductase translates to MNSSIPIAVIGTGIAGLSAAQALQNAGHSVQLFDKSRGSGGRMASKRSDAGALDLGAQYFTARDRRFVEVVQQWQARGWVSQWQPSLYNYQDGALCASPDEQVRWVGSPRMSSITRAMLGALPVHFSCRITEVFRGEQHWSLQDAEGQSHGPFSHVVIALPAPQASTLLAAAPKLAGAAASVSMDPTWAVALSFATPLATRVEGCFVQDSALDWLARSTSKPGRESEHDTWILHATSQWSRQHIDLPKEQVIEHLHGAFAELIGCAVAAPTFTLAHRWLYARPSAAHQLGALADADLGLYACGDWCLSGRVEGAWLSGQEAARKLLEHMQ, encoded by the coding sequence ATGAATTCAAGTATCCCCATCGCGGTTATTGGCACAGGAATCGCCGGGTTATCCGCCGCTCAAGCCTTGCAAAACGCGGGGCATAGCGTCCAGCTGTTTGATAAAAGTCGTGGCAGCGGTGGCCGTATGGCCAGCAAGCGCAGCGACGCCGGTGCCCTTGATCTCGGCGCACAATACTTCACCGCCCGTGACCGGCGTTTTGTTGAGGTTGTACAGCAATGGCAGGCACGCGGTTGGGTCAGCCAGTGGCAACCTAGCCTGTATAACTATCAAGACGGCGCTCTCTGTGCATCCCCCGATGAGCAAGTGCGCTGGGTTGGCTCGCCGCGCATGAGCTCAATTACCCGCGCCATGCTGGGTGCATTACCGGTCCATTTCAGTTGCCGTATTACTGAGGTTTTTCGCGGTGAGCAGCATTGGAGCCTGCAAGATGCCGAGGGCCAAAGTCATGGCCCATTCAGCCACGTAGTCATCGCCCTGCCTGCGCCACAAGCCAGTACATTGTTAGCCGCGGCACCTAAGCTTGCCGGGGCAGCGGCTAGCGTTTCGATGGACCCCACCTGGGCTGTCGCCCTGTCATTCGCAACCCCGCTAGCCACCCGTGTAGAGGGCTGCTTCGTACAGGACAGCGCACTCGACTGGTTAGCTCGCAGCACCAGCAAACCCGGGCGTGAGAGCGAACACGACACCTGGATATTGCACGCAACCAGCCAATGGAGTCGTCAACACATCGACCTGCCCAAGGAACAGGTTATCGAACACCTGCACGGGGCCTTCGCTGAGTTAATTGGCTGCGCAGTCGCGGCCCCTACATTCACCCTTGCTCACCGCTGGTTGTATGCACGCCCATCAGCCGCACACCAACTGGGCGCATTGGCCGATGCAGACCTGGGTCTGTATGCCTGTGGTGACTGGTGCTTATCGGGCCGAGTTGAAGGCGCATGGTTGAGCGGCCAGGAGGCTGCCCGCAAACTGCTCGAACACATGCAATAA
- a CDS encoding TIGR01777 family oxidoreductase: MHILLTGGTGLIGQSLCHHWAAQGHQLSVWSRRPEQVVGLCGDSVRGVARLEELNHESIDAVINLAGAPIADKPWSAARKALLRESRIALTEQLVTWLKQREQKPAVLISGSAVGWYGDGGDQELTEQSPQQSDDFAAQLCADWESAALQAEPLDIRVVLVRTGLVLAPHGGMLKRLLLPFKLGLGGRIGSGQQWMPWVHLSDQIALIDFLLQHPQASGPYNACSPHPVRNREFANELGHAVNRFTLLPVPGFLLRAGLGEMSILLLGGQRALPDRLTDIGFEFRFTHLDVALTDLLNPID, from the coding sequence ATGCATATTTTGCTGACTGGCGGCACCGGTTTGATCGGTCAAAGCCTGTGCCATCACTGGGCCGCACAAGGACATCAGTTGAGTGTCTGGAGCCGTCGTCCTGAGCAGGTCGTTGGCCTTTGTGGTGACTCGGTTAGAGGTGTCGCAAGGCTCGAAGAGCTTAACCATGAATCTATTGATGCAGTGATTAATCTGGCAGGCGCACCTATCGCCGATAAGCCTTGGAGCGCTGCGCGCAAAGCGCTGTTACGCGAAAGCCGGATAGCTCTGACGGAGCAGTTAGTCACATGGCTCAAGCAACGAGAGCAAAAGCCTGCTGTGTTGATATCCGGTTCTGCGGTCGGTTGGTACGGCGACGGCGGTGATCAAGAGCTGACAGAACAATCACCCCAGCAAAGCGATGATTTTGCCGCGCAGCTATGTGCGGATTGGGAAAGCGCAGCGCTGCAAGCTGAGCCATTGGATATTCGTGTCGTGCTGGTACGCACTGGATTGGTGCTGGCGCCACATGGCGGCATGTTGAAACGCTTGTTGTTGCCGTTCAAGCTAGGACTGGGCGGGCGTATTGGCAGCGGTCAACAATGGATGCCGTGGGTGCATTTGAGCGATCAAATCGCCTTGATTGATTTTCTCTTACAGCATCCGCAGGCCAGTGGTCCTTATAATGCGTGCTCGCCGCATCCGGTACGCAATCGTGAGTTTGCCAATGAGTTGGGGCATGCGGTAAACCGCTTCACGCTGTTGCCTGTACCCGGTTTTTTATTACGCGCGGGTCTGGGGGAAATGTCGATCCTGCTGCTGGGTGGCCAACGTGCGCTGCCGGACCGTCTGACCGACATTGGTTTTGAGTTTCGCTTCACGCACTTGGACGTCGCATTGACGGATTTGTTGAACCCGATTGACTAA
- the hemH gene encoding ferrochelatase, with translation MTDHALLLVNLGSPASTKVADVRSYLNQFLMDPYVIDLPWPVRRLLVSLILIKRPQQSAHAYASIWWEEGSPLVVLSKRLQQAMQGKWTHGPVELAMRYGEPSIESQLNKLIAQGVKKITLAPLYPQFADSTTTTVIEEVRRVLAKCQSEVQLSILQPFYDQPEYIAALVDSAKPYLDKGFEHLLLSFHGLPERHLHKRDPSGEHCLKSADCCQTASPEVLATCYRAQCMRSAQAFAEKMGLQPEQWSVSFQSRLGRAKWIEPYTEARLEELAKQGVKNLLVMCPAFVADCIETLEEIGDRGLEQFQEAGGETLQLVPCLNDHASWVEALNELCERAPLSL, from the coding sequence ATGACCGATCACGCTTTACTACTGGTTAATTTGGGCTCGCCAGCCTCAACCAAAGTTGCCGATGTGCGCAGCTACCTTAATCAGTTTTTGATGGATCCCTACGTTATTGATTTGCCGTGGCCGGTGCGACGCCTGTTGGTGTCATTGATTCTGATCAAGCGTCCGCAGCAGTCAGCGCACGCTTATGCATCCATATGGTGGGAAGAGGGGTCGCCACTTGTCGTGCTCAGCAAGCGTTTGCAGCAGGCAATGCAAGGCAAATGGACGCATGGGCCAGTAGAGTTAGCGATGCGCTACGGTGAACCGTCGATTGAGTCGCAGCTAAACAAGCTGATTGCCCAAGGCGTTAAAAAAATCACCCTGGCACCGCTGTATCCGCAGTTTGCTGATAGCACCACGACCACGGTGATTGAAGAGGTGCGCCGGGTACTCGCTAAGTGTCAGTCAGAGGTGCAGTTGTCGATTTTGCAGCCTTTTTACGACCAGCCAGAATACATTGCTGCGCTGGTCGACAGCGCCAAGCCGTATCTGGATAAAGGCTTCGAGCATTTGCTTTTGAGCTTCCACGGTTTGCCAGAGCGTCACTTGCATAAGCGCGACCCGAGCGGGGAGCACTGCCTGAAGAGCGCAGATTGCTGCCAAACCGCATCGCCTGAGGTGCTAGCCACCTGTTATCGCGCACAGTGTATGCGCAGTGCGCAGGCATTTGCCGAGAAAATGGGCTTGCAGCCAGAGCAGTGGTCGGTGTCGTTTCAGTCACGTCTTGGCCGGGCCAAGTGGATTGAGCCCTACACCGAGGCGCGTCTTGAGGAACTGGCGAAGCAGGGCGTTAAAAACTTGCTGGTGATGTGCCCGGCGTTTGTTGCTGACTGTATCGAGACGCTCGAAGAGATTGGTGATCGCGGCTTGGAGCAGTTTCAGGAAGCAGGCGGTGAAACCCTGCAGCTGGTGCCGTGCCTGAATGATCACGCAAGCTGGGTTGAGGCCCTCAACGAGCTGTGTGAACGAGCACCGCTAAGCCTGTAA
- a CDS encoding MFS transporter codes for MPNNNNGYPSNIRAWTTVSILMVAYVLSFIDRQILNLLVGPIRRDLAISDTEMSLLMGLSFALFYTVCGIPLGRLADSKSRRGLIAFGVLFWSAATAACGMARLYWQFLLCRIGVGVGEAALSPAAYSLIADSFPQERRATAISVYSMGVYLGSGLAFLLGGLVIKFASAQGDVMLPVLGEVRPWQLIFIVLGAAGVLFTLLMLAVKEPARRGAGAGVVVPLSQVASYIRKNRRTVLCHNFGFAGLAFAGYGSAAWVPTFYIRTYGWDASHVGIVYGSIVAVFGCLGIVFGGRLADWMTKRGRTDANMRVGLYAAIGSVPFVLGFPLMESAFWASVLMAPTVFCLSMPFGVAPAAIQEIMPNSMRGQASAIYLFVITLLGLGIGPTAVALVTDYVFADDNALRYSLLIVTLVAVTTSIILLGKGLKPYRESIERVRGWSAQTSEPASAEALTGAAPNRS; via the coding sequence ATGCCCAATAACAACAATGGCTACCCCTCCAATATTCGCGCCTGGACCACCGTCAGTATTTTGATGGTTGCCTATGTACTGTCATTTATTGATCGGCAGATTCTTAACTTGCTGGTCGGCCCCATCCGTCGCGATCTGGCGATTTCCGATACTGAAATGAGCCTGTTGATGGGTTTGTCGTTCGCCTTGTTCTATACCGTGTGTGGTATTCCGCTTGGTCGCCTGGCGGATAGCAAAAGTCGTCGCGGGCTGATTGCCTTTGGTGTTCTGTTTTGGAGTGCAGCCACCGCCGCGTGTGGGATGGCGCGTCTTTACTGGCAGTTTTTACTGTGCAGAATTGGTGTCGGCGTTGGCGAGGCGGCGCTATCACCTGCCGCCTATTCGTTGATTGCTGACAGTTTCCCGCAGGAGCGTCGCGCAACCGCGATCAGCGTTTACTCGATGGGGGTTTACCTGGGCTCGGGCTTGGCATTTTTGCTGGGCGGTCTGGTTATCAAGTTCGCCTCAGCGCAGGGTGATGTGATGTTGCCGGTGCTGGGTGAAGTTCGCCCTTGGCAGCTGATATTCATCGTGCTGGGTGCTGCAGGCGTGCTCTTTACTTTATTGATGCTGGCAGTTAAAGAGCCAGCGCGCCGCGGTGCCGGAGCCGGTGTTGTGGTGCCGCTGTCACAAGTGGCTAGCTATATCCGGAAAAATCGGCGCACGGTGCTGTGCCACAACTTTGGTTTTGCAGGTTTAGCCTTTGCCGGTTATGGCAGCGCGGCGTGGGTGCCAACCTTCTACATTCGCACTTACGGTTGGGATGCCAGCCACGTCGGTATCGTCTACGGCAGTATCGTCGCGGTATTTGGTTGTTTGGGCATCGTCTTTGGCGGGCGTTTGGCAGACTGGATGACCAAGCGTGGCCGCACCGATGCCAATATGCGCGTGGGCTTGTATGCGGCGATTGGTTCTGTGCCGTTTGTGTTGGGTTTCCCGTTGATGGAAAGTGCCTTTTGGGCTTCGGTATTAATGGCGCCTACGGTGTTTTGCCTGAGCATGCCGTTTGGTGTTGCCCCGGCTGCGATCCAGGAAATCATGCCTAATTCGATGCGTGGCCAGGCCTCGGCGATTTACCTGTTTGTCATCACCTTGCTCGGTTTGGGGATCGGTCCGACTGCCGTCGCGCTGGTAACTGATTACGTGTTTGCCGACGATAACGCGCTGCGTTATTCGCTGCTGATCGTCACCTTGGTGGCGGTTACTACTTCGATCATTCTGCTTGGCAAAGGGCTCAAGCCTTACCGCGAAAGCATAGAGCGAGTCCGTGGTTGGTCGGCGCAAACGTCTGAACCCGCATCTGCTGAAGCTCTGACGGGGGCGGCGCCTAACCGTTCGTAG
- a CDS encoding OprD family porin, with product MTGQGKFMHIKLSTSRAWGLILAWTMSSAATANTSEASEGFIEDSELSILNRNYYFNRDIRKGGSSPTGNSYSEAWTQGIITRFSSGYTQGFVGFGIDSFAMLGLKLDTGAGRALGTTLLPVDSNNQAEDSYSKVGGAVKMYVLDTEFKYGDVFPTSPVIQFGESRLLPETFRGLNVRNFSIDGLTLQGGRFHAMSQPQNSSLGKGFSTFYVGDVDSDWLGYFGGDYSVNENISIRLYTSRLKDVWNQHYASMNLNYDLSDNLTLFGGFNYYKAKDQGKQLLGSFDNDIYSTHIGVSSGPHRITLSYQENTGDDDFDYISNSGSIYLDNSIQYSDFNSPNERSVMLRYDLDMATFGVPGLSLMARYASGRDADYSNANSYYARVDSSGNALRNQSRWERDLEARYVVQEGSFKDLSVRVRHAVTRADEFSPDLNEIRVITEYPLNIL from the coding sequence ATGACTGGGCAAGGTAAATTTATGCACATTAAATTAAGCACATCACGCGCATGGGGTTTAATTCTCGCCTGGACAATGTCGTCAGCGGCAACTGCAAACACATCTGAAGCATCGGAGGGGTTTATCGAAGACAGCGAGCTGTCTATTTTAAACCGCAACTATTACTTCAATCGTGACATCCGCAAAGGAGGCTCAAGCCCCACTGGCAATAGTTATTCCGAAGCGTGGACACAAGGCATAATCACGCGATTCTCATCAGGTTATACCCAAGGTTTTGTTGGCTTCGGCATTGACTCGTTTGCCATGCTCGGACTCAAACTCGACACGGGTGCCGGCCGCGCACTCGGCACAACGCTCCTGCCTGTCGACAGCAACAATCAAGCGGAAGACAGCTACTCAAAGGTCGGAGGGGCAGTAAAAATGTACGTGCTCGACACCGAATTCAAGTACGGAGACGTCTTCCCGACATCGCCGGTGATTCAATTTGGTGAGTCGCGACTTCTACCGGAAACCTTTCGTGGGCTCAATGTTCGCAACTTCAGTATTGATGGTTTGACCTTGCAGGGTGGACGTTTCCACGCGATGAGCCAGCCACAGAACAGCTCTCTCGGCAAAGGTTTCTCAACGTTTTATGTCGGTGATGTCGATTCCGACTGGCTGGGCTATTTCGGTGGTGATTACTCCGTCAATGAAAATATCAGCATCAGGCTCTACACAAGCCGCCTCAAGGATGTCTGGAATCAACATTACGCCTCGATGAACCTCAACTACGACCTCAGCGACAACTTAACGCTATTTGGCGGTTTCAACTATTACAAAGCCAAAGACCAAGGCAAGCAATTGTTGGGCTCATTCGATAACGACATTTACAGCACCCATATAGGCGTTAGCAGTGGCCCGCATCGAATCACCTTATCTTACCAAGAGAACACCGGTGACGATGACTTTGACTACATCAGTAACTCAGGGTCTATCTACTTGGACAACTCGATCCAGTACAGTGACTTCAACTCACCAAATGAACGCTCAGTCATGCTGCGCTATGACTTAGACATGGCGACATTTGGCGTGCCAGGCCTGTCACTCATGGCACGTTATGCGTCTGGACGTGACGCTGATTACTCCAACGCCAACAGCTATTACGCACGTGTGGACTCAAGCGGCAATGCATTACGTAATCAAAGCCGTTGGGAGCGTGATTTAGAAGCGCGCTATGTTGTTCAAGAGGGATCATTCAAAGACTTGTCAGTTCGTGTTCGTCATGCCGTCACACGCGCAGACGAGTTCTCCCCTGATCTTAATGAGATACGCGTCATTACTGAGTACCCACTCAACATACTTTAA
- a CDS encoding heavy metal sensor histidine kinase, whose protein sequence is MKPISLSMRLSLSVALTGAALVISLASLAYIALTHQLELLARQNLDSKLEQIQHDLSVGMTLDKVANSPHVLLDSVTGHDNLNLTIFIAKSNASHLLSIGREDFDPQLSRINVKEVKTYHAWTNRSGNKMLTVSIAMPLADGNTVRVLLSSNRVADQALLSAYIKVAIITVPLLLIFTGVGAFWIVRRGLSPLRKFRQTAALTSTQDLSHRIPVDNLPTELSKLADSINIMFNRLDNGVQQLTQFSDDLAHELRTPITNLMGKAQVTLSKTRTTEAYKATLESCTEELGRISRIVTDMLFLANVTQPAALLDLETVDLNYQTGLLVELFSFSAEEKQIDLRITGNGSAYGDRLMIQRAISNLLSNAIRHSPVGSQIDISISAENENTLLTVYNPGPGIPEQHITHLFKRFYRVDPDRSRVLGGKGLGLAIVSSIMQLHGGTVGVSSEVNGLTQFSLIFPPQTAAQHNLAHT, encoded by the coding sequence ATGAAACCAATCAGTTTGTCGATGCGCCTGAGTTTATCAGTCGCGCTAACAGGCGCCGCACTGGTCATCTCGCTTGCTTCATTGGCGTACATAGCGCTGACTCACCAACTGGAATTGCTCGCTCGACAAAACCTAGACAGCAAGTTGGAGCAAATTCAGCACGACCTTTCTGTCGGCATGACATTGGATAAGGTGGCGAACAGTCCCCACGTGCTACTGGACTCAGTCACCGGGCATGACAACCTCAACCTGACCATTTTCATCGCCAAGAGCAACGCGAGCCATTTGCTTAGCATCGGCAGAGAAGATTTTGACCCACAACTCTCCCGCATCAATGTCAAAGAGGTGAAAACCTACCACGCGTGGACCAATCGCAGCGGCAACAAAATGCTCACCGTCTCAATTGCCATGCCATTAGCTGATGGCAACACGGTTCGGGTTTTACTTTCCAGTAACCGAGTAGCTGATCAAGCGTTGTTAAGTGCCTACATCAAAGTCGCTATTATTACCGTACCACTGCTGCTTATTTTCACTGGTGTCGGCGCATTTTGGATTGTTCGTCGCGGCCTTTCACCGTTGCGCAAATTTCGCCAGACTGCTGCCCTGACATCGACACAAGACCTCTCGCATCGTATCCCTGTCGATAATCTGCCAACGGAGTTGAGCAAACTCGCAGACAGCATAAACATCATGTTCAACCGCCTAGATAACGGCGTGCAACAACTGACCCAATTCTCTGACGACCTTGCCCACGAGTTGCGAACACCTATCACCAACCTGATGGGCAAGGCGCAAGTCACCTTATCCAAAACACGCACAACGGAAGCCTACAAAGCCACGCTTGAAAGCTGTACAGAAGAGCTGGGAAGAATCTCGCGAATCGTAACTGACATGCTGTTTTTGGCCAATGTTACTCAACCCGCAGCGTTGTTGGATCTCGAAACAGTCGACCTCAATTACCAGACAGGGCTACTCGTGGAGTTGTTCAGCTTCAGTGCGGAGGAGAAACAGATCGACTTACGGATCACAGGCAACGGCAGCGCTTACGGTGACCGTTTGATGATCCAGCGAGCGATTTCTAACCTCCTCTCCAACGCAATCCGCCACAGCCCCGTTGGCAGCCAGATCGACATTTCAATTAGCGCCGAAAACGAAAACACGTTACTTACCGTGTACAATCCAGGGCCCGGCATCCCTGAGCAGCACATAACTCACTTGTTTAAACGTTTCTACCGAGTTGATCCAGATCGTTCCCGGGTATTGGGAGGCAAAGGCCTGGGCTTAGCAATTGTCAGTTCAATTATGCAATTGCACGGCGGTACGGTAGGCGTCAGCAGTGAAGTCAATGGCCTGACTCAATTCAGCTTAATCTTTCCGCCACAAACAGCAGCTCAACACAACCTCGCACACACCTAG
- a CDS encoding heavy metal response regulator transcription factor: MRILIIEDEQKTAEYLQQGLSESGYIVDRAATGMDGLHFVEQYSYDLVILDVNLPEMDGFEVLGHIRKHESTRVIMLTARGRLADKIKGLDLGADDYLVKPFEFPELLARIRTLLRRSEQISVPEIFRVSELELDPARHRAYRNNHRIDLTSKEFALLHLLMRRSGEVLTRTQIISLVWDMNFDCDTNVVEVAIRRLRAKVDDPFEDKLIHTLRGVGYVLEARG, encoded by the coding sequence ATGCGTATACTTATTATTGAAGACGAACAAAAAACTGCCGAATACTTACAACAGGGATTGTCCGAAAGTGGATATATCGTTGATCGCGCAGCCACTGGCATGGATGGCCTTCACTTCGTTGAGCAATACAGCTATGACTTAGTCATTCTCGATGTAAATCTGCCAGAAATGGACGGCTTCGAGGTGCTTGGGCATATCCGTAAACACGAAAGCACACGCGTCATCATGTTGACCGCTCGCGGCCGTTTAGCCGACAAAATCAAGGGCCTTGACCTAGGCGCTGACGACTACTTGGTTAAGCCGTTCGAGTTTCCTGAATTATTGGCCCGGATTAGAACGCTACTTCGGCGAAGCGAACAAATTTCAGTCCCCGAGATATTCCGTGTATCTGAGCTAGAACTAGACCCTGCTCGCCACCGTGCCTACCGCAACAACCACCGTATCGACCTAACCAGTAAAGAGTTCGCACTGCTGCACTTGTTAATGCGCCGCTCGGGTGAGGTACTGACACGCACGCAGATAATATCTCTGGTCTGGGACATGAACTTTGACTGCGATACTAACGTGGTAGAGGTCGCAATCAGGCGTTTGCGCGCGAAAGTCGATGACCCATTTGAGGACAAACTGATTCACACATTACGCGGAGTCGGTTATGTCCTTGAGGCCCGCGGATGA